Part of the Ursus arctos isolate Adak ecotype North America unplaced genomic scaffold, UrsArc2.0 scaffold_4, whole genome shotgun sequence genome, AGGGACAGCAAATCTAGGGTAGTTTAATGCATTCCTTCCTAAAGTGTGCCATCTGACCTCAACGTAGCATTGGAACTGAAAATgcgcttttttattttttatacaagaAAGATATAATTAACCAGCAATTAACCAAGAATGCATTATCTTTCTTAACTATTTGAACTCTACTTTAAAAGCCtgaatttctttgaaatattgcTTATTTTGATAGAACTGTTCATATCTGGATAACAATTTCACCATCTTAATGGACCTTATTCCAGGGACGTGTGAAACATAGGAAAGAGAGTACTTATGTGACCTAGAATATTTATCTAAGACCTTGGGAGCTGAATCAGCTTCAGTGGCATAAAAGCCTACTTAGCAAAAGTTGACCTCATTTGTACATTTCAATGAAATTTTTCAGGTCTGCAAATCCCAGCCTCAAGACCACTTTTCACAGGATATACATAcaagagcagaggcaggaagaTATGGCCACTACGCAGTCATAAGTGAGGCAGATTCCATAGCCTGTAGAATAAAGACTGAGACTAATAGACTTGTAATTGCTTCAGGCGAAAAATGCCCAAGCCTGAGTTGTACTGAAACCCATGTATGAGGAATTGAGTAGGAAAAGGACTGCTTAAAGCTGAGATTAtgaatttcatttgtttgtttatttattcattcacttagcaaAACTACAACGATGACATTAAATGTGTGAAAGGAAAGATTACAAACAGTTCCTTGGAAATAGTGTCCCTAATCAGGTCACAAAACCAAACTGCCACCCCAGAGCCTAAATCCATTTCTCCTCAGACAATAACAGAGAAGTAATATCCATGTGTGTTATATACAGAAGAGCTAAATTAAGATGGTCTGGAACTGATCTGCTCTTAATTTGCCCAGCAAGTCACAATTTCCCTGTAACTCACTTCTTTCCCCTAAAATACAGTGGGGAGAGCCCTGGATTGGAAATCCGATAACCTGGTTCCAACTCCACCACCAGCTGGTGAcatctttgggcaagttacttaaactctctgattCTCAGCCTCTTCATACATGAAAGAATATTAACACTTTCAAAGCTAACTGAGATCATGTTGCGAAAGGGTGCCTTAGATCATTATacctataatttatttattccatcCAGAATAAAAGCATTTAGACTTTCAAACCATAATTTAAATACTAATAAGAAGAAcaacttaaggggcgcctgggtggcacagcggttaagcgtctgccttcggctcagggcatgatcccggcgttatgggatcgagccccacatcaggctcctccgctatgagcctgcttcttcctctcccactccccctgcttgtgttccctctctcgctggatgtctctctctctgtcgaataaataaataaaatcttaaaaaaaaaaaaaaagaagaagaataacttaaagaaaaaaaagagggagttgCTGACACATCTCTTCTTTTCTAGTACTCTATGTGAACTTCCCTTATAGCATTTGGTCATTTTTAATGACAATGTCTCACTTACTAGACTCGGTTCCTTTTAAGCAGGGACCTCATCTACAAATTCTCTCCCAGTCTCCAGCAAGTCCTTGACGCTGAGGCACATTCTGGGTACTGAAAAACTGCACTTCTGGAATCAAAGCACTCATTTTCACTCCTAAAGAATTTGGGGTGGTCACTGAGGATTTGCCGCCTAGTCTTGTAGGTGTGGCTCCTGACTTTTCTGAAGACTACCCCTCCAGGCATAATTCCATCTCCTTGGTGTGAGTGAGAGTCTTTTCATTTGCTGGAAGAGCCTCGGCATCTCCATTCCAAGACAGAATCATTGTTTGCTTCTTGGGTCTAATTAAGTGAAAGACTATCTCCTttgagttttctttcctcttaatcAATACCTTTAACTGTTTCTTCCTATGTCTTTTTATAATTATAGGAAGCTATTTGTGTATCAATTGCCTTGTTCTCTCTCAGATGCAGACCTGCTGTGTGGTGGAAAACGAAGAAATTTCAGGGACAAAATGAGCATTCATATCAGAAACACACCAGTTATCTAGAAGTGCAGATTACTTAGGGGAAGTGTAGTAGAGTAAGAGGTAAGGGAGGGGGAATTTAGGCTTTGCCCCATCTCTGCCCCATCTCTGCATCTTTGGTACTCCCTGGATATCTTGGGCACATAGCTTCGCTTCTCCATATGTCAGCCCTCAGTAAAATGAATAGTGAGGGCCAGATGATCTTTGAGCTCTCTTCCATGTCTGGCATTTGGAATTAAAGGTATATTTTATGTCACCATAAAATAGAATTGTCTGTACATTGAGAATAGTTTGAGCCAAGGCCAAGAAAATTGGTCCTGCATTAGGATCAAAAATGAATGTGCATGATCTTGAAATAACAAATGTGAAAGAAGTGTTAGAGAATCTTTTTCTCTGTAAATGTAAGCCCCATGGTTGGTCAATGGTAAAGCAACCTTACTGGAGAACTTTGTAAAATGGTTAAAGAAAACTGGACTGATTGAAGCTTCCAGAATAAGTGATCCCGCTAATCACATATGACCATGGTTATTAAAATCAATACCATGGGCTGTATCTTTCTGCTGTCACACCAGCATCATATAGAAGAGCCACTAATGTCACTTTCCCCTGCCAACTAAAACATTAAGAAGGAATGTTGTCACCTAGTAAATAGagatttgtgtctttttttaaaagattttatttatttatttgacagagagagagagatcaccagtgagagagggaacacaagcagggggagtgggagatgaagaagcaggcgcccagccaagaagcctgatgcggggctcgatcccagaatgccaggaccacaccctgagctgaaggcagacgtttaacgactgcaccacccaggcgccccttagattTGTGTCTTTTAAGACTACTCATGGACCATTTATTCTTTAATGAACACTGAGAACCAACTATGTACAAAACACTCTATGAGATACCGAGTGAACTATACCTATGAACTATACCTATGAATCAGACGTACATATACTCACTGGAAgttacacacaaatatttattctcttacataCATTCACAGAGCTATGATACATGGCAGGAAGTGGTAAATAAGCACCATCGAAGAGATGCAGATTAAGTACTCAGAGAAGGGAGCTATCCCAATTGAGggcataaagaaaaattttaatgaagcaaGAAGAATATAAAGTAAGTCTTGACGGTTGGGTTACATTTGGACCTGTGGAAAGGACAAGACACagcaaaggcaaagaaagagGCACTAGAAAGCATAGCACAGTGACAACAAAATTAGCACCATTAACATTCAATGTTTAGCAGCTCTTACTATGTACTATGAACTTTCAATACATGGTCTGTTGAATCCTCATATATCTAAGGAATTGGTTCCATTAGTATGCTTATTTttagatggggaaactaaggtcCAGAAAAGAGGAGTACCTTACTCAGGCCCTCCCATTATTAGAAGTAGCAGGTTGTTGAGGATTGCTGAAGTCTGTGGTtgtggcagggaggaaggaaaatataATCTAAATGGTTCATTGTGGCTAGATGGCAAACAGGCTAGAATGCTAGACTCTTTCAGTGAATCAAACTTAGGAAGTATGCAAATGAACTAaataggaagtaaaaaaaaaaaaaaaaaaaaaaaaagcttccaggttttttttttaaaaagagctatgctccatatattaattaaaatgtaaaaactcaGCGCCTCTCCGGCAGAGAATGTCAGTCACATCTGGAAGGGGTATGACTCTCCTTCCCAGTACAGCCCTCTGCTTGTgaaggtgggaaaactgaggctgaaaGATAATTAACCTTGATCAAGTGCACCATTCAATTTAGgctttaaataaagaataagtaTATATGTGGGCTCACGACTACATAATTCTTGCCAATTATTTTCATACTGCTATTGGGAATTGACAACGAAAGATGATACTAAAAAGTTAAGATCCCCAGGCACTCATACAATCTATGCACTGCAATGAAAACAATTAAGTTGTGTTCTCTTCTGTGCTTTAATCATAATAATATGATTCTATTACTTCACTGAGTTGATTGGTAACCAGATGTACATAAGGAATTTAACACAGATCCCTTAAGTGGACACACATTAATTCCCTTGTCAATGTCTTGTAAATAAAAGATGCGTCAGAACCTCAAACGGTCTTCTATTTTCACAGAGATTAGTAAAGTGGCTTGGGTTTTCTCTTGTTTGATCAGCTGTTAGGAACTAATTCTACTAAGCCACattcatattaaaatgtatattatccaacacaaatattttctataaaatacaaAGTCCCTCTTAGATGTTTGTATGCTGCCATCAGGAAGCTCACACTATGGGGATCTATATtgagtttatgtatttatattggGTTTATTGTTCTATCGCAGCTATTCAGAAATACAGTTGATGTTTAAAACATACATCCCTGAAGGGACATCTATTTAGAGTCTCCATGAGTTAAATTAGCAGTGTTTTAATCTCTATCGTGAGCGGTACCGATCAGTACGTcattatgttaataataatagctagcatgtattgagtgtttttattatagtttgcatttttatttgatgTTTTCTCTGATCAAATCAAAAGAGGGCTTGAGATCTCTTCTTCAGTTATTCTGCAATTATGATATTGTGCTCCGATACCTTCAATAGTATAGCATTCACTGAGTAAACCAACACACCTTTTTTTTGCAACCCATACTACTCTCACCTGGAAACTTAGAACAAAAGTAATATTTTCccctgagaaaaaaatttaagagcttatttttaaaacatgagcaGTCTTTTAGCTTTGTTCAGTTAGGGAGAGGATtgtcaaagaagatataaaagcAATGGTGTTCTGTAGATAAATGTCCCCAaataagaaacaatttttaaagcttCAGAACTTCATTTTAGCTACGTAAGCCAGCTTCTTTCCTTCAGCTTCTAAATGATTTTTCCCTTccatctttcatatattttacatattagcCTGGTGGATAGTTGGACATTTCAGCCTGCTTACCCACTTACCCATAAATACTCATTTCAATATCTAATTTTAAGTGTCTTTAATATGTAATTGATATTTGTGGTAGACTTACCCAATAATTATCACTGGGTTAAAGTTAGAATTCATAGagttatttgaaattatttcagttttaaatgaCCCAAACTATAAGGGTTTCCATTTAGGACAGATTCTTTATTGCCACAGGGAACTTTAAATAGCATGTCTGCGAGATTTGGAGTGCCCATCTCAAGTAACTTGACTGAAATCACACCTGAAGCTAATCTCATATTATTGAACAAAAAGATACACAATAAGAAATCAAATTCTTGTTTTTCATAATTTcaccataattttattttgtatttacagTCTTCAATTTCTAATGCAAGGGTCTTGCCTAGGATTGGGGGATTAAGGAAGAGGGGTGAGGTTTGGAGGAAAGGAATCAGAGGTCTTATATGGACAACAATAATTAATAAAGCTAACAGGATGTGAAAGTCTTCCAGAAGAAATTCTTGCAGCCAGCTTTGCGCTCTCGGGGTGCCATGGCAGGGTTTGAGTTAGCAGATCTCTGCAGTTCCAGCCTCATTTCATCCTGCTCAGCAGCCTGGGACAAATCTTCAGGTTCCAGGGCATCGTTCTCTGTCTGGTTGGGTTCAGACAGCAGCTCCGCCAAGAAGTACTTGGCCAGTTCCTGTATAGGGTAGAAAGAATAGAGAGAGAAgggatgaggatgatgatgatgatggagaaaaagaaatggaaaagcctaATTTGGAAAGCAGATTCAGCTACACCCAAAACCCAATTTTCATAGCTGTGCACTTTTGTCGCACTTAAAATCAgttaaggatataaaaataaggGTAGTTGCTGTAATCACCACATTACACAGAGAGGCTTGAAAAACTCAAATGTTTTTGCAAGTTTCCTGCCTCTATagacttaacacacacacacacacacacacacagagagagagagagagagagagagagagagagagagagagagaaatagattaTTAATACAGTTTTGCAAAGATAAAACAGCGCCAACAGTTTGTTTAATTCAATTTCAATTTCCAACTCATTAGCTACAAACCGGAATGTTCTTACCGTTTTTGCTAAGTTAACTGTGGGGAACGAGACCTTTCCCAATCTTAAACATACTGTGTTCTGTCTGTAGAGTGCCCTTTAGCAGCATGGGAGGGAGGTACTGCTCAGGAAGGTAGCCTTCAGAGGTCCGCGCTTTCAGCACCTGGGCCAGCACCTCCGCGCTGAGCACGGAGGGATGGATGCCTCATCCCTTCCTGCTCAGCTACCCTGGTCTTGGGATTTTCTTGAATGCCAAAGAACTTACCTGAACTGTGACCGACTGCGCTGATTGAGAAAAAAGAGGTAAGAGGAGATTCTGGACTTTGAAAGTTTTCCTGAGAGCTTTGGGAGCTGAGGGACCCAGAAAAGCCCCGAAACTCTTCAGGAGCACCTCCTAAATCCACCCAAAGGGGTAGGGTAAAGGCTAAGAGAAGATTGAGGGAGtcgggagagggaaaagaagacgTCGAAGAAGGCTCCTTACCTGCTTGCCCGCGGCAGCAGCCAGGGACTTTTGCAGAAACTGACGGAGTCGGGGGTCCGAGGGCGCGCCGGTGACACCGCCCAGAGCCAGGACGATGGACAGCGCGGCGAGCGCGCACTGGAGGCGGCAGGACAGCATCTCCGCGGCGCCGGGGAAGCCGAGCGAGAGGACGGTTGGTCAAACTCTAGGAGACGATCCGCAGGCAGCAGCGATAGCTCTGAAACTCGCGACTCCTAAAGCGGCTTGTGTGCTCTCCACCGACTCCCCGCTTTTTAAACTCTCTCTCTGACGTCAGACTAGGAGGCGCCCCCAGATCTCACCAGCGCTTTTACGCACCATTACCCTCGTGAAATCAATCACAGAAGTAAGAGGAGGCTACACAATCCAAAGtggtttacttaaaaaaaaaaaaatcataatcctGCACCCGCACAGGCCCACATGATTTTACACATACCACAATCTCTATACAATCTTTCATATTCGGTCACTGCTGTGCACACACGCAttccatgatttcactcatacatacgcacatgcacacacactaaattacacacacactcaacagTCAGCGTCGGAAGAGGCAAATGCTCCATCACACGGCTGCAGACAGGTAAATGTACCCAGACAACTCAGCCTCTCATCATACTCAAACATTTTAAGAGGGCCAGACAAATGCAAAGGTACTGGTGTGTGAGAAGAGGGGGATTCAGAATCATTCTTCTAAAAAGAGATTTGAGAATGGAATGTGGATGTTAGGAGTGAATCATTTCTTTCTCCATTATCTCTGTAAAAAAAAGTCTCAGGGATTGCAATGTGATGGATTCTAAAAGAATTTCACTTATCCCTACACTGGAGGAGAAAGTACCTTAGCCTCACCCTCCATCCCTCTTTCTCAGCAGCTGAGAGATTTCCGGTCTACCTACCTTTCTACTGTGACAAaatataccaaatatttaaaaagtgagacTGACTTCATTTGGGTGCCTGGAAACTTGGCGCTGGAAAGCGATCTCAGAATCCATCTAATAAACCTCAGAGTCTCGGTTGCTGAGTCTAGTGATGGGTAGTGAAATGCTCTGGCCCATTTTTGCACAGCTTCAGCAAGGGCAAGAGCTCCACGTTTCAAGACCAGGGTTCTTTTCACTCAGCTCTAAGGTATCTATCAGATCCCCGGCCAGTAGGGGCAGTTTTAGGTCAGGGACCCCCAGTCTGGACATGCAAAAGTCCAAGAACCCCCCCAACATATATGACTACTATTCTGTGTCTGTGTGGGAAAAGAATCAACAGACTCTTGGTTAGATCCAGCACTTCCCTGCTCCCACACACATAAAAAGGAAGGTTAAGAAATGCTGTCCTAG contains:
- the SST gene encoding somatostatin, with protein sequence MLSCRLQCALAALSIVLALGGVTGAPSDPRLRQFLQKSLAAAAGKQELAKYFLAELLSEPNQTENDALEPEDLSQAAEQDEMRLELQRSANSNPAMAPRERKAGCKNFFWKTFTSC